Proteins co-encoded in one Nonlabens agnitus genomic window:
- a CDS encoding DNA repair ATPase encodes MAEKDTSNTTQLDSGTYEIIQSRLLKQKNDLQQRLAALNDERKKVFGSLETRLIANDRVNTENNCIARDIVTIGNYSLFGYNVHFGLRTEIKLSDVFNVYEFDRDGEAGDALRFRDLPAGRQEAGQGLEIISDPIFQTDFENLYKYYRNTIFSKFAIVGNYLHMVFQLSDSVTDIKTFKWLIKENELQYIDNRSEHEYRFPPQYGFQWKEAGRDNQRSGRHGHVSILDKVFVETIGGDLTIKVEDNTDDGQGIYREDVEHRDQTLDDGQYRYADLGNLIILEIKPFQEEPRYFVYNHKIKEVQKIDSIAQAAVLLPDEQGIIFPSGYYLQTGEYNVFPSDAGKLKFEQKIASPNGEDHLYVFYNAAQGLYALMSYNVIDQTVKTPIICSGFTILERGELCYFRAGEEQTKHHIMQIWQTPYLKGDIMPSEHQDTMLYKIGNKDIVKAMAEANELLTLLNKEDSYAGLYDDIARTSKDILDAYYWLSEDETQQINIPLLEINKASNAAIDEFEKVKQMRKQAAADTKDISKKAEALFSKVKSTSFKSINDFVELLTQLRSLRGEAIGLYEIRYVDTDFIKGIEEQIVEQNEVISRRAVTFLLDDKALAPYHDAVAQKQKALDDTKKVIGIKNLEKEVNQIAEDLELLIEIVSNLDIEDTSHSTKIIENISLIFATINQVKAAIKNKIKTVGKKEAQADFAAQLKLIDQSIINYLDIANTPEKCDEFLTKISIQLEELEGKFADYDEYITEIIAKREEVYAAFDNRKSSLVEARNKKAISYQNAAERIIKGVQKRAQSLDSITEINGYFASDLMINKVRDIVAQLKELDDAGKAEAIETALKVAREDALRKLKDKNELYEDGDNIIKLGKHKFGVNKQQLDLTIVFKDNALFYHLTGTDFYQELHNEILTQSKGIWNQELVSENAQVYRSAYLAYSIFKNGDKEVLRMMSPADLLVHVQEIAGGNYSGGYVKGVHDHDAAQILSVLLHKDHDLGLLTYAPQVRAQAQFFWNSLDDQRRLHLNRTLKSAGEVLSVFPDSKEYNFIIDELTEEIFNVSKLIDNLSVARYLFDELKDNDHFTVSHSAIQLKEAFEKKIKAQNADLKFKKSLETCDNEKDKIELVRHWVSAFAKANSKQALLPYIDECVANILYGELTADKTVAVSPEETIQNLKGAHATIEEGTFQFNYHDFVATLEHFTTIKVPAYETFRAAKHQVTEELKESLRLEEFKPRVLSSFVRNKLIDQVYFPLIGDNLAKQLGTVGDTKRTDRMGLLLLISPPGYGKTTLMEYMANRLGLIFMKINGPAIGHDITSVDPEAASNAATREELKKLNLAFEMGDNVMLYLDDIQHCNPEFLQKFISLSDGTRKIEGVFNGKPKTYDLRSKKFCIIMAGNPYTESGDKFQIPDMLANRADIYNLGDIIGDTAHLFELSLIENALTSNPVLQQLSNKHFDDVYALIDRVQNGASDNELKGNHSNQEIADYVAVIEKVLKIRDTVLKVNETYIASAGMEDTYRTEPSFKLQGSYRDMNKLVAKVVPIMDDKELQTLLLSHYESESQTLTSAAEANLLKYKELVNTITPEEQQRWENIKKIFAKNNKLNGLGGQNQMSQVLSQMMDFTENLEGIKEVLRKGLSK; translated from the coding sequence ATGGCAGAAAAAGATACATCTAACACTACCCAACTGGACTCAGGAACCTATGAGATCATCCAGAGTCGTTTGCTCAAGCAAAAAAATGACTTGCAGCAGCGTCTGGCAGCACTCAATGACGAGCGTAAAAAAGTCTTCGGTTCGCTAGAGACACGGCTTATTGCAAATGATCGCGTCAATACAGAGAATAACTGTATCGCTCGTGATATTGTGACCATAGGCAATTACAGCCTCTTTGGGTACAACGTACATTTTGGCCTGCGTACAGAGATCAAGTTGAGCGACGTTTTTAATGTCTATGAGTTTGATCGTGATGGTGAGGCTGGTGATGCATTACGCTTTCGCGACCTGCCTGCCGGCAGGCAGGAAGCTGGTCAAGGTCTAGAAATCATTTCGGATCCTATCTTTCAAACCGATTTTGAAAACCTTTACAAATACTACCGCAATACCATATTCTCCAAGTTTGCCATTGTTGGGAATTACTTGCACATGGTGTTTCAGCTTAGTGATTCCGTGACTGATATCAAGACCTTTAAATGGTTGATTAAGGAAAACGAACTACAATACATAGACAATCGCAGCGAGCACGAGTATAGATTTCCGCCGCAATATGGATTTCAATGGAAGGAAGCCGGACGTGACAATCAGCGATCTGGAAGGCATGGTCACGTGTCTATTTTGGACAAGGTTTTTGTAGAAACCATAGGTGGTGACCTCACGATTAAGGTCGAGGATAATACAGATGATGGTCAAGGGATTTACCGCGAGGACGTAGAACATCGCGACCAGACACTGGACGATGGTCAGTACCGCTATGCAGATTTAGGCAACTTGATAATTCTTGAGATCAAACCCTTCCAGGAAGAACCACGCTATTTTGTCTACAATCACAAGATCAAAGAAGTTCAAAAAATAGACAGCATTGCGCAGGCAGCTGTACTGCTTCCAGACGAGCAAGGAATTATATTTCCTAGCGGTTATTACCTACAAACTGGAGAATACAACGTATTTCCCAGCGACGCTGGCAAACTAAAGTTTGAGCAAAAGATAGCGTCACCTAATGGCGAGGATCATTTATATGTATTCTACAATGCCGCTCAAGGGTTGTATGCATTGATGTCGTATAACGTGATTGACCAGACGGTCAAGACACCTATAATCTGCAGTGGTTTTACGATTTTGGAACGTGGTGAGCTGTGTTACTTTAGAGCTGGAGAAGAGCAGACTAAGCATCACATCATGCAAATATGGCAAACACCCTATTTGAAAGGTGATATCATGCCGTCTGAGCATCAAGATACTATGCTCTATAAAATTGGTAACAAAGACATTGTAAAAGCCATGGCCGAAGCCAATGAGCTTTTGACGCTATTAAACAAGGAAGATAGTTATGCCGGTTTGTACGATGATATCGCTCGTACCTCTAAGGATATTCTCGATGCCTATTACTGGTTGTCTGAAGATGAAACCCAGCAAATCAACATACCGCTTCTTGAAATCAACAAAGCGTCTAACGCAGCGATTGATGAGTTTGAGAAAGTCAAGCAAATGCGCAAACAAGCCGCTGCCGACACTAAAGATATTTCAAAAAAAGCCGAAGCACTTTTCAGCAAAGTAAAAAGTACGTCGTTCAAATCCATTAATGATTTTGTAGAGCTTTTGACCCAACTGCGCAGTTTGCGCGGTGAGGCGATAGGTCTATATGAAATACGATATGTAGATACCGATTTCATCAAGGGAATTGAGGAGCAGATCGTTGAGCAGAATGAGGTGATATCACGTCGTGCGGTAACTTTCTTGCTGGATGATAAAGCACTAGCTCCATACCACGATGCGGTTGCCCAAAAGCAAAAAGCACTAGACGACACTAAAAAAGTCATCGGGATTAAAAACCTTGAAAAAGAGGTCAATCAGATCGCTGAAGATCTTGAGCTACTCATAGAAATAGTTTCTAACCTAGATATTGAGGACACCTCGCATTCAACCAAAATAATTGAGAACATCTCTTTGATTTTTGCGACCATCAATCAGGTAAAGGCTGCTATTAAGAATAAGATTAAAACCGTAGGTAAAAAAGAAGCACAAGCCGATTTTGCAGCACAGTTAAAGTTGATCGATCAGAGTATCATCAATTATCTAGATATTGCCAACACACCAGAAAAATGTGATGAATTCCTGACCAAAATTTCTATTCAGCTAGAAGAGCTGGAAGGAAAGTTTGCAGATTATGACGAGTATATCACAGAGATTATTGCTAAACGTGAAGAAGTCTATGCCGCTTTTGATAACCGTAAGAGCAGCCTGGTAGAAGCACGTAATAAGAAAGCTATTTCTTATCAAAATGCTGCAGAACGCATCATCAAAGGTGTCCAAAAACGAGCGCAATCACTAGATAGCATCACAGAAATCAATGGTTATTTTGCCAGCGATTTAATGATCAATAAGGTGCGAGACATTGTCGCGCAATTAAAGGAGCTGGACGACGCTGGTAAAGCGGAAGCTATTGAAACCGCCCTAAAAGTAGCTCGTGAAGATGCCTTGAGAAAACTTAAGGATAAGAACGAGCTTTATGAAGATGGTGATAATATCATCAAGCTGGGTAAGCACAAATTTGGCGTCAATAAACAACAGCTGGATTTAACCATCGTCTTCAAGGATAATGCGCTATTCTACCATCTTACTGGTACAGATTTTTATCAAGAATTACACAATGAAATCCTGACACAGTCTAAAGGAATCTGGAATCAAGAACTGGTTTCAGAAAACGCACAGGTATATCGATCTGCCTACCTAGCCTACTCAATTTTCAAAAATGGAGATAAAGAAGTCCTCAGGATGATGAGTCCGGCAGACTTACTAGTTCACGTTCAAGAAATAGCTGGTGGGAACTATTCTGGTGGTTATGTAAAAGGTGTTCATGATCATGATGCCGCACAGATCTTAAGTGTGCTTTTACATAAGGACCATGATTTAGGATTACTCACCTATGCGCCACAAGTACGTGCACAAGCGCAATTTTTCTGGAATAGTCTTGATGATCAACGACGCCTCCATCTTAACCGCACGCTAAAAAGTGCTGGTGAGGTTTTATCTGTTTTTCCAGATAGTAAAGAGTATAATTTTATTATCGACGAGCTGACAGAAGAGATTTTCAATGTTTCGAAATTGATTGATAATCTATCAGTAGCTAGATATTTATTTGACGAGCTCAAGGATAATGATCACTTTACGGTGAGCCACAGCGCCATTCAATTAAAGGAAGCTTTTGAAAAGAAAATCAAAGCTCAAAATGCCGATTTGAAATTCAAGAAAAGTCTGGAGACCTGCGATAATGAAAAAGATAAAATAGAATTAGTGAGACACTGGGTTTCCGCTTTCGCGAAAGCGAACTCAAAACAAGCTTTATTGCCTTACATAGACGAGTGTGTGGCAAATATTCTTTACGGTGAGTTGACGGCAGATAAAACCGTAGCCGTATCACCGGAAGAAACCATCCAAAACTTAAAAGGAGCGCATGCAACGATAGAAGAAGGAACTTTCCAATTCAATTATCATGATTTTGTAGCAACACTAGAGCATTTTACAACGATAAAAGTACCTGCATACGAGACTTTTAGAGCCGCAAAACATCAAGTAACTGAGGAGCTGAAAGAATCCTTGCGATTAGAAGAATTCAAGCCACGCGTGTTGAGCTCGTTTGTACGTAATAAATTAATCGACCAGGTATATTTCCCATTAATAGGAGACAATCTTGCCAAACAATTAGGTACGGTAGGCGATACCAAACGTACCGACCGCATGGGGTTGTTGCTATTGATATCACCACCAGGTTACGGTAAAACGACCTTGATGGAGTACATGGCAAACCGACTGGGATTGATTTTTATGAAAATTAATGGGCCAGCAATAGGTCACGATATCACATCAGTTGATCCAGAAGCAGCGTCAAATGCAGCCACAAGAGAAGAACTCAAGAAACTGAATCTTGCCTTTGAAATGGGTGACAACGTGATGTTGTATCTGGATGATATTCAGCACTGTAATCCAGAGTTTTTACAAAAATTCATCAGCCTGTCTGATGGTACGCGTAAGATTGAAGGCGTTTTCAATGGCAAGCCCAAAACTTATGACCTGCGCAGTAAGAAATTTTGCATAATCATGGCTGGTAATCCATATACTGAAAGTGGAGATAAATTCCAGATTCCAGATATGCTCGCCAACCGTGCCGATATCTACAACCTAGGAGATATCATAGGCGATACAGCGCATTTATTTGAGCTGAGTCTGATAGAAAATGCGTTGACCAGCAATCCTGTGCTGCAACAATTGAGTAATAAACATTTTGATGATGTGTACGCTCTGATTGATCGGGTTCAAAATGGAGCTTCCGACAATGAACTAAAAGGCAACCATAGCAATCAAGAAATTGCAGATTATGTAGCTGTAATTGAAAAAGTGTTAAAGATTAGAGACACGGTTCTCAAAGTCAATGAAACTTATATCGCCAGCGCAGGAATGGAGGATACGTATCGTACAGAACCTAGTTTTAAACTACAAGGATCTTATCGAGACATGAATAAACTGGTCGCAAAGGTTGTCCCAATCATGGATGATAAGGAATTACAAACCTTACTACTATCACACTATGAAAGTGAATCACAAACCTTAACCAGCGCCGCTGAAGCAAATCTTTTGAAATATAAAGAACTAGTCAACACCATCACTCCTGAGGAACAGCAACGATGGGAAAATATCAAGAAGATTTTTGCAAAAAACAACAAACTCAACGGCCTAGGCGGACAGAATCAAATGTCACAGGTCTTGAGTCAGATGATGGATTTTACTGAAAATCTAGAAGGTATCAAAGAAGTCCTGCGTAAAGGATTGTCGAAATAG
- a CDS encoding FMN-dependent NADH-azoreductase, translated as MNILRIDSSPMKEASISRELNDVLQKKLESQGHLITGTRDLYYDELVSLGDKERYSAFFTPSENLTDVQRTEIEGSNELAIEFAAADAYIIGVPMYNFTVTAALKTYIDLISRAGISFNYTPEGPVGLLKNKKVYAIISTGGTPVGSEVDFVSPYLKTLFGFLGITDVTFIAADLTSQSREASIEKATKAIDAL; from the coding sequence ATGAACATTCTAAGAATTGATAGCAGCCCAATGAAGGAAGCCAGCATAAGCAGAGAGCTGAATGACGTGCTTCAAAAGAAGTTGGAATCTCAAGGACATCTCATCACAGGAACTCGTGATCTTTATTATGATGAGCTCGTTAGTTTAGGTGATAAAGAGCGCTATTCTGCTTTTTTCACACCTTCTGAAAATCTTACAGATGTACAAAGAACCGAAATAGAAGGTAGCAACGAGCTGGCGATCGAATTTGCAGCAGCAGACGCCTACATTATTGGTGTACCTATGTATAATTTTACGGTAACCGCAGCTTTAAAAACCTATATCGATTTGATTTCCAGAGCGGGAATTTCATTTAATTATACTCCAGAAGGTCCTGTAGGATTACTGAAAAACAAAAAAGTATACGCCATCATCTCAACTGGCGGCACACCAGTAGGTAGCGAGGTAGATTTTGTGTCACCTTATTTAAAAACTTTATTTGGCTTCTTAGGAATTACTGACGTTACATTCATTGCTGCAGACTTAACCAGTCAATCAAGAGAAGCAAGCATAGAAAAGGCCACTAAAGCCATTGATGCTTTGTAA
- a CDS encoding thioredoxin family protein, with amino-acid sequence MELEQIIEKSLQNTLSYQQYRAFVEAHVVNGTNSGAEVTPALTEYTKLNHQRMKRLDKTMKLEPEIQDFLNRFDKKISFLIITESWCGDAAQTMPMINKVGMAAGIDLKIVLRDENLELMDHFLTNGSRSIAKLLVLDASHTKVLSQWGPRPSKATILVAQEKALKGELSAEFKQELQNWYNEDKGKNTENDLMQLLEAL; translated from the coding sequence ATGGAATTAGAACAAATTATAGAGAAGTCATTACAGAACACCTTATCCTATCAACAATACAGAGCTTTTGTGGAGGCGCACGTGGTCAATGGCACCAACAGCGGCGCTGAGGTGACACCAGCACTAACAGAATATACAAAGCTCAATCACCAGCGCATGAAGCGACTGGACAAAACCATGAAGCTAGAGCCAGAAATCCAGGACTTTTTGAATCGGTTTGATAAAAAAATTAGCTTTTTGATTATTACCGAAAGCTGGTGCGGCGATGCTGCTCAAACCATGCCCATGATCAATAAAGTAGGTATGGCAGCTGGAATAGATCTAAAAATTGTTTTGCGAGACGAAAACTTGGAATTGATGGATCACTTTTTAACGAATGGCAGTAGATCCATAGCAAAGCTGTTGGTACTGGATGCGAGCCATACAAAAGTTCTATCCCAATGGGGTCCAAGACCTAGCAAAGCAACAATCCTTGTGGCGCAAGAGAAAGCACTAAAAGGAGAACTGTCGGCAGAATTCAAGCAAGAGTTACAAAACTGGTACAATGAGGATAAGGGAAAGAACACCGAGAATGATCTAATGCAATTGCTTGAAGCTCTTTAA
- the yiaA gene encoding inner membrane protein YiaA, translated as MENQINYSTEKKENLKKPTVFNGKPTAAFIAASWTALLVGMISYCVGLWNAEMMLNEKGYYFVILLFGLFSVISVQKAVRDKQEGIAVTDIYYGISWFVTIASIVLLIIGLWNADLWLSEKGFYAMSFLLSLFAAIAVQKNTRDIKFLDENGAD; from the coding sequence ATGGAAAATCAAATTAATTATTCTACAGAGAAAAAAGAAAATCTCAAAAAGCCAACCGTATTTAACGGCAAGCCTACGGCAGCATTTATCGCAGCCTCGTGGACGGCGCTACTTGTAGGAATGATATCCTACTGCGTGGGATTGTGGAATGCAGAAATGATGCTTAACGAGAAAGGTTACTACTTTGTGATACTGCTATTTGGATTATTCTCGGTTATTTCAGTGCAAAAAGCAGTGAGAGACAAACAAGAAGGCATTGCAGTTACAGATATTTATTATGGTATTAGCTGGTTTGTGACGATCGCTTCCATCGTTTTACTAATCATAGGATTGTGGAATGCCGATTTGTGGCTGAGCGAAAAAGGCTTCTATGCCATGTCATTCCTTCTAAGCCTCTTTGCAGCGATTGCCGTTCAAAAAAACACCAGGGATATAAAGTTTCTTGATGAAAACGGTGCCGACTAA
- the arfB gene encoding alternative ribosome rescue aminoacyl-tRNA hydrolase ArfB yields the protein MDIDQLHREVNYTATTSSGAGGQHVNKVATRVQLDFDVEQSIAFAKAEHERILEALKNRLTKDGRLQLSSQDTRSQATNKERVFQKLIDVLNKARKPKKVRRKRVVPASVKRKRLNDKKKHSEKKANRKYRG from the coding sequence ATGGACATCGACCAGCTGCATCGTGAGGTAAATTACACCGCAACAACTTCCAGTGGCGCTGGCGGGCAGCATGTCAATAAGGTAGCCACTCGAGTGCAATTGGATTTTGATGTGGAGCAAAGTATCGCTTTCGCGAAAGCGGAACACGAGAGAATCCTGGAGGCCTTAAAAAACCGACTTACCAAAGATGGACGCTTGCAGCTAAGCTCCCAAGACACTCGCAGTCAAGCCACCAATAAAGAAAGAGTCTTCCAGAAGCTTATAGACGTCTTGAACAAGGCTCGCAAGCCCAAAAAAGTGCGCAGGAAACGAGTCGTGCCAGCTTCTGTAAAGCGCAAGCGCTTGAACGATAAAAAGAAGCACAGCGAGAAAAAGGCAAATAGGAAATATCGCGGCTAG
- a CDS encoding DUF4301 family protein, whose protein sequence is MIELTAIQKEQLKEKRISQETLQKQISRFVNGFPTVKLKKAATVGDGIVRIPESEIKEYVDFYESKREQLDILKFVPASGAATRMFKFLHEFLQEYDASVESINSFINRKNARDLFTFFVGIEKFPFYDAVINSLKKDVDNWQSLTDRDKKERFVRKMLFKDGFNFSAMPKGLVPFHSYGDHKVTAFEEHLHEASGYAATRNVACLHFTIAPAYQNHFVKEFNRIEEAVEAKTGKNYEISFSYQKPSTDTIAVDMQDQPIVDKDGKLFFRPAGHGALLENLNDQDADIIFIKNIDNVTVSTMDEDVSVYKKMLAGVLLKLQEKAFAYLNELQKNSVDHGAFDEMEQFISDQLLRRLPRDYHKYTKQYKREALIEALNRPLRVCGMVKNEGEPGGGPFWVTNEFGQSSLQIVESAQVDSDDYRQRKIAANCTHFNPVDLVCGVRDFQGNKFDLSQFRDLETGFITHKSRMGHELKAQELPGLWNGAMAHWNTIFVEVPLITFNPVKTVNDLLKPAHQA, encoded by the coding sequence ATGATAGAACTCACCGCCATACAAAAGGAACAACTTAAGGAAAAACGAATCTCTCAAGAAACCCTGCAAAAACAAATAAGCAGATTTGTCAATGGATTTCCAACGGTGAAACTTAAGAAGGCTGCCACGGTAGGCGATGGGATCGTACGTATTCCAGAATCAGAAATTAAGGAATACGTGGATTTTTATGAATCCAAAAGAGAGCAGCTTGATATTCTCAAATTTGTTCCAGCTAGTGGTGCCGCTACCAGAATGTTTAAGTTTTTGCATGAATTCCTTCAAGAATACGATGCCAGTGTAGAATCCATCAACTCCTTTATCAACCGCAAAAATGCTAGAGACCTATTTACCTTTTTTGTTGGGATTGAAAAGTTCCCATTCTATGATGCGGTCATCAACTCATTAAAAAAGGATGTAGATAACTGGCAAAGCCTCACTGACCGAGATAAAAAGGAGCGTTTTGTACGTAAAATGTTGTTCAAGGATGGCTTTAATTTTAGTGCGATGCCTAAAGGTTTAGTTCCGTTTCACAGTTATGGCGATCACAAAGTGACTGCTTTTGAAGAGCATTTACATGAGGCTTCTGGATATGCGGCTACTAGAAATGTAGCTTGTTTACATTTTACTATCGCACCGGCTTATCAAAACCATTTTGTCAAAGAATTTAACAGAATTGAAGAGGCTGTAGAAGCAAAAACCGGTAAGAATTATGAAATATCATTCTCCTATCAAAAGCCAAGTACGGACACCATAGCCGTCGATATGCAGGATCAACCTATCGTTGACAAAGATGGAAAGCTGTTCTTTAGACCTGCTGGTCATGGTGCTTTACTTGAGAATCTTAACGATCAGGATGCAGACATTATCTTTATCAAGAACATCGATAATGTGACCGTTTCCACGATGGATGAAGATGTGAGCGTATACAAGAAAATGCTTGCTGGAGTATTGCTAAAGCTTCAAGAAAAAGCCTTTGCCTACTTGAATGAACTTCAAAAAAATTCCGTTGACCATGGTGCTTTTGATGAGATGGAACAATTTATAAGCGATCAATTGTTGCGCCGCTTGCCGCGAGATTACCATAAGTACACCAAACAGTACAAACGTGAAGCGTTGATTGAGGCGTTAAACAGGCCGTTGAGGGTTTGCGGTATGGTAAAAAATGAAGGTGAGCCTGGTGGTGGCCCGTTTTGGGTAACCAATGAATTTGGTCAGAGCAGCCTGCAAATCGTCGAGAGTGCACAAGTGGATAGCGATGATTACCGTCAGCGTAAAATCGCGGCCAATTGCACGCACTTTAATCCGGTAGATCTGGTGTGTGGCGTGCGTGATTTTCAAGGCAATAAGTTTGACCTGTCGCAATTTAGAGACCTTGAAACCGGATTTATCACCCATAAATCCAGAATGGGTCATGAACTAAAAGCCCAAGAACTTCCAGGATTATGGAATGGTGCCATGGCGCACTGGAATACCATTTTTGTAGAGGTGCCGCTTATTACTTTCAACCCTGTCAAGACCGTCAACGACTTACTCAAGCCCGCACACCAGGCATAG
- a CDS encoding AAA family ATPase, translated as MDKIPRQTHFDGLRVVLYGPESTGKTTLAHQLAAYYREPQVAEFARDYLQELFDKDGHICTFEDILPIAVGQRAAENIASAKAKKILFCDTDILETYVYSIAYFDKAPQELLEALHKSSYDHYLLLDIDTPWVKDDLRDKPDDRKEMFDRFEQALNDFGQPYSKISGLGDRRLKHAITAIDQLL; from the coding sequence ATGGATAAAATACCTAGACAAACCCATTTTGACGGTTTAAGAGTCGTGCTCTACGGTCCTGAAAGTACTGGCAAAACGACGTTAGCTCATCAGCTTGCAGCGTACTATCGTGAGCCACAGGTGGCAGAGTTTGCTCGGGATTATCTTCAGGAGCTTTTTGATAAGGACGGTCATATCTGCACATTTGAGGACATCCTGCCCATTGCTGTAGGACAACGAGCTGCAGAGAATATCGCTTCCGCGAAAGCGAAAAAAATACTCTTTTGCGATACAGACATACTGGAGACCTATGTCTATTCCATAGCTTATTTTGACAAAGCACCTCAAGAATTGCTGGAAGCATTGCACAAATCCAGTTATGATCATTACTTGCTGCTGGACATTGACACACCATGGGTTAAGGACGATTTAAGAGATAAACCCGATGACCGTAAGGAAATGTTTGATAGATTTGAGCAAGCCCTCAATGATTTTGGTCAACCTTATTCTAAAATTTCTGGGTTGGGCGACCGCAGATTGAAGCACGCCATCACTGCTATAGATCAATTATTATGA
- the pnuC gene encoding nicotinamide riboside transporter PnuC, which yields MEVWDFIFGQYSEYSTTQVIIEVIAIIMSVISVLFSMRNSVLVFPFGIISTLLFVYLLYQWNLLGDMVINGYYFIMSVYGWYYWLSKGKNNQETPITRTLRQEWITATAIAIATGIAIFFLYFFTERLESWVSYIDMLTTGIFFAGMWLMARRKLEHWLVLMVGNIISVPLYFYKMHDLYGSFSLTAVLYIFLSIIAYIGYKRWIKYLDKPILTV from the coding sequence ATGGAGGTTTGGGATTTCATTTTTGGCCAGTACAGCGAGTATTCTACAACACAAGTAATCATTGAAGTCATTGCGATTATTATGAGTGTGATAAGCGTTCTGTTTTCCATGCGCAATAGTGTATTAGTATTTCCTTTTGGAATTATTAGTACGCTGCTTTTTGTCTATTTGCTCTACCAGTGGAACTTATTGGGTGATATGGTCATCAACGGCTATTACTTTATTATGAGTGTATATGGATGGTATTACTGGTTGTCAAAGGGAAAAAACAATCAGGAAACACCCATCACGAGAACGCTAAGGCAAGAATGGATAACCGCAACAGCTATAGCAATTGCCACAGGTATTGCCATATTTTTCCTTTATTTTTTTACAGAAAGGCTCGAGAGTTGGGTTTCCTACATCGATATGTTAACTACAGGAATATTCTTTGCAGGGATGTGGCTTATGGCACGACGCAAATTAGAACACTGGCTGGTATTGATGGTAGGGAACATCATTTCAGTGCCGCTGTATTTTTACAAGATGCATGATTTGTATGGTTCCTTTAGCCTTACGGCGGTACTGTATATTTTCCTTTCAATCATTGCTTACATAGGATATAAAAGATGGATAAAATACCTAGACAAACCCATTTTGACGGTTTAA
- a CDS encoding thiamine-binding protein, whose translation MEVSIELTMSPLQDDFESHIIDFIKALRASEFEVLENPLSTQIYGEYGKLMPFLTQAIEKSISKQKSVLIYMKMVKSNRADYKPHF comes from the coding sequence ATGGAAGTTTCCATTGAATTGACCATGTCGCCCTTACAGGACGATTTTGAATCCCATATTATTGACTTTATCAAGGCCCTGCGCGCCTCAGAATTTGAGGTGCTTGAAAACCCCTTATCCACCCAGATTTATGGGGAATATGGCAAGCTTATGCCGTTTTTGACTCAGGCTATTGAGAAAAGCATTTCAAAGCAAAAGTCGGTATTGATCTATATGAAAATGGTCAAATCAAACCGTGCAGACTACAAGCCACATTTCTAG
- a CDS encoding geranylgeranylglyceryl/heptaprenylglyceryl phosphate synthase, with translation MMEILKSIREFERTLGILVDPEKLKVNDFSAFAKAITSTASILTKDLGLDQIILLIGGSTMEHVGLEAWLSAFRQQIDFKLVLFPGSAQQISERADALLFLNLISGRNPEYLIGQQVEAAKKLRNSTLEIIPTAYLLLDGDQQTAVERVSKTQPIPQSEVDLITDTALAGQLMGNKLIYLEAGSGARTTVSIEVLRKVVETVQVPVIVGGGLRSLDEIKKRFEAGAKMVVVGTAMEEDLNWKG, from the coding sequence ATGATGGAAATCCTCAAAAGTATCCGTGAGTTTGAAAGGACTTTGGGAATTCTAGTGGATCCTGAGAAGTTAAAAGTAAATGATTTTTCCGCTTTCGCGAAAGCGATAACTTCAACAGCCTCCATACTTACCAAAGATTTAGGTCTAGATCAAATCATTCTATTAATAGGTGGCAGCACCATGGAGCATGTGGGTCTTGAAGCCTGGTTAAGCGCATTCAGGCAACAAATCGATTTTAAATTAGTGTTGTTTCCAGGATCAGCACAACAAATTTCTGAACGTGCCGATGCTCTGCTCTTTCTCAACTTGATCTCTGGACGCAATCCGGAATATTTGATAGGGCAACAGGTAGAAGCTGCCAAAAAGCTAAGGAATTCAACGCTGGAAATTATTCCTACTGCATACCTTTTGCTTGATGGTGATCAACAAACCGCGGTGGAACGTGTGTCAAAAACCCAGCCCATACCACAAAGCGAGGTAGACCTCATTACGGATACGGCTCTTGCTGGCCAACTCATGGGAAATAAGCTTATCTACCTAGAGGCAGGAAGCGGTGCCAGGACGACTGTTAGTATAGAAGTGCTCAGGAAGGTGGTGGAAACCGTTCAAGTCCCAGTGATTGTAGGTGGTGGCTTGCGCTCCCTAGATGAGATTAAAAAAAGGTTTGAAGCTGGAGCCAAAATGGTGGTCGTGGGAACCGCCATGGAAGAAGATCTCAACTGGAAAGGTTAG